One Streptosporangium sp. NBC_01495 DNA window includes the following coding sequences:
- a CDS encoding helix-turn-helix domain-containing protein, with translation MREKDEMSEITPPPPRRQPPTVRLRRLAAELRRLRQEAGLAQNEVTEKTDLNLATLYRIETAKTKPQLRTLNALLDLYGVTGSRRADLVLLQKEARQRGWLHSFEANLSDQYTALISLESEAEQVINYESLFIPGLLQTEDYARAVIRAVPPTATEAQVEDRVAARLQRQALLEGDTPLRLWAILDQAALYRTVGSNAIMRDQLAHLAQQAQRPHITIQVIPFSAGAHSGMLGSFIVLKFAPENSDVIYIDSMAGDLFLEKETDIRRYNDMCEHLRAIALSPADAVALLASPREDL, from the coding sequence ATGCGGGAGAAGGACGAGATGAGCGAAATCACGCCTCCGCCGCCCCGGCGTCAACCACCCACGGTGCGGCTGCGTCGTCTGGCAGCCGAGCTGCGTCGCCTCCGCCAGGAGGCTGGGCTGGCCCAGAACGAGGTGACCGAGAAGACCGACCTCAATCTCGCCACGCTCTACCGGATCGAGACGGCCAAGACCAAGCCCCAACTCCGAACACTCAACGCCCTGCTCGACCTCTACGGCGTCACCGGCAGCCGCCGTGCTGACCTGGTGTTGTTACAGAAGGAAGCCAGACAGCGCGGCTGGCTGCACAGCTTCGAGGCCAATCTCAGCGATCAGTACACCGCCCTCATCAGCCTGGAGTCCGAGGCTGAGCAAGTCATCAACTACGAGTCGCTGTTCATCCCTGGCCTACTGCAGACCGAAGACTACGCGCGAGCAGTGATCCGGGCTGTGCCCCCAACCGCTACCGAGGCCCAGGTCGAAGACCGTGTTGCTGCCCGGCTGCAACGACAGGCTCTTCTGGAGGGAGATACACCGCTCCGTCTATGGGCCATCCTCGATCAGGCTGCTCTCTATCGGACAGTCGGCAGCAATGCCATCATGCGCGATCAGCTCGCGCATCTCGCCCAGCAGGCTCAACGCCCGCACATCACCATCCAGGTCATCCCATTCTCCGCTGGAGCCCACTCCGGAATGCTGGGAAGCTTCATCGTCCTGAAGTTCGCCCCGGAAAACTCTGACGTGATCTACATCGACAGCATGGCCGGCGACCTATTTCTTGAGAAGGAAACGGATATCAGGAGGTATAACGATATGTGTGAGCATCTTCGCGCGATAGCGCTCAGCCCTGCTGACGCGGTCGCGCTACTCGCATCCCCACGCGAAGATCTTTAG
- a CDS encoding ATP-binding protein translates to MTGVTTTEHYLELSVFPTSPYYARVHVRRVLEGWRRDDLVEMAQLVVSELVSNAVKAHTSCPADVEANHLDPDRIWMDLYLVGKTVVLRVWDAARTPPVLRDPDPDDESGRGLHLVDLLATEWGYYRPTPGGKIVWCALATPPPPPEERAGTTHPHR, encoded by the coding sequence ATGACCGGTGTAACCACCACGGAGCACTATCTGGAACTCTCCGTCTTCCCGACCTCGCCCTACTACGCCCGCGTGCACGTCCGGCGAGTGCTTGAAGGCTGGCGGCGGGACGACCTGGTTGAGATGGCCCAGCTCGTCGTCTCCGAGCTGGTCTCCAACGCCGTCAAGGCGCACACCTCGTGCCCCGCCGACGTGGAGGCGAACCACCTCGACCCGGACCGCATCTGGATGGACCTCTATCTGGTCGGCAAGACGGTGGTGCTCCGCGTCTGGGACGCCGCCCGCACCCCGCCCGTACTGCGCGACCCCGACCCCGACGACGAGAGCGGCCGAGGTCTCCACCTCGTCGACCTCCTCGCCACCGAGTGGGGCTACTACCGCCCCACCCCCGGCGGCAAGATCGTCTGGTGCGCTCTGGCAACCCCACCGCCACCTCCCGAGGAGCGGGCAGGCACCACCCACCCGCACCGATGA
- a CDS encoding NAD-binding protein, whose protein sequence is MEVFERARLDAYFAKIVTRFVPEERITSFLITHLLPERPCFVRAVAAMSRLRAVLPKPKSIDPAARREVEQAVPVDALSRELFADPGTALDYFESRAATEPIALLDVGGYFAPALAEVHGRFSGRLLGVIEDTENGHRRYQDLDTLPCPVVSVARSPLKDPEDFLVGQSVVFSTEAVMRGRGDILHGRPALVIGFGKLGSSIARLLHAKGVQVTVFDIDPVRRTQALSQGFAVARDRHSALTGAGLVLCATGAISLSGEDFPHLRNGAYVATVTSSEDELELGGLLDVYTRTMVGDYITRYQTTGHYFYLANGGNAVNFLHGASVGPFIFLVQAEILAGIGMLTRGDLAPGMHEVSAADRAAVAAIWLSYFNR, encoded by the coding sequence TTGGAAGTCTTCGAACGTGCCCGGCTGGACGCGTACTTCGCCAAGATCGTGACTCGGTTCGTTCCCGAGGAGCGGATCACGTCCTTCCTGATCACTCATCTTCTGCCCGAACGACCCTGTTTCGTCCGCGCGGTCGCGGCGATGAGCCGCCTGCGGGCGGTTCTGCCCAAGCCCAAGTCGATCGACCCCGCCGCCCGGCGCGAGGTCGAGCAGGCCGTCCCGGTCGACGCGCTCTCCCGTGAGCTGTTCGCCGACCCCGGCACGGCCCTGGACTACTTCGAGTCCCGGGCCGCCACCGAGCCGATCGCGCTGCTGGACGTCGGCGGTTACTTCGCCCCGGCCCTGGCCGAGGTGCACGGGCGCTTCTCCGGTCGGCTTCTCGGGGTGATCGAGGACACCGAGAACGGCCACCGCCGCTACCAGGATCTCGACACGCTGCCCTGCCCGGTGGTCTCGGTCGCCCGGTCGCCGTTGAAGGACCCGGAGGATTTCCTCGTCGGCCAGTCCGTGGTCTTCTCCACCGAGGCCGTCATGCGCGGACGGGGCGACATCCTGCACGGCCGCCCGGCCCTGGTGATCGGGTTCGGCAAGCTCGGCAGCTCGATCGCCCGGCTGCTGCACGCCAAGGGTGTCCAGGTCACCGTCTTCGACATCGACCCTGTTCGCCGTACCCAGGCGCTGTCCCAGGGGTTCGCCGTCGCCCGTGACCGGCACAGCGCGCTGACCGGAGCCGGACTCGTGCTCTGTGCGACCGGTGCCATCTCCCTGAGCGGCGAGGACTTCCCCCACCTGCGCAACGGCGCCTACGTCGCCACCGTCACCAGCAGCGAGGACGAGTTGGAACTCGGCGGACTGCTGGACGTCTACACCCGCACGATGGTCGGTGACTACATCACCCGATATCAGACGACCGGCCACTACTTCTACCTGGCCAACGGCGGAAACGCCGTCAACTTTTTGCACGGCGCCAGCGTCGGGCCGTTCATCTTCCTGGTGCAGGCCGAGATACTCGCCGGAATCGGGATGCTCACCCGCGGAGACCTCGCACCCGGTATGCATGAGGTCTCCGCGGCCGACCGCGCCGCTGTCGCGGCGATCTGGCTCTCCTACTTCAACAGGTGA
- a CDS encoding NUDIX hydrolase → MAITADHIRTVIGDYLDAYPEEKRSLALALELLDDGADLTTRREFRGHATAGAILADPDGRILHIRHLALDRWLLPGGHLEASDATLLDAALRELAEETGIPAAAVIPAGNRPIHIDIHPIPANAAKGEPEHRHIDFRFLLRTANAVGRLQTEEVTAAAWREADSISDPVLRLRVTQTLR, encoded by the coding sequence TTGGCCATCACGGCAGACCACATCCGCACCGTCATCGGCGACTATCTTGACGCGTACCCCGAGGAGAAGCGGAGCCTCGCCCTCGCCCTGGAACTGCTGGACGACGGCGCGGACCTCACGACTCGCAGGGAATTCCGCGGCCACGCGACCGCCGGTGCGATCCTCGCCGACCCCGACGGGCGGATCCTGCACATCCGTCACCTCGCCCTGGACAGGTGGCTGCTGCCCGGCGGTCACCTGGAGGCATCCGACGCCACCCTCCTGGACGCTGCCCTGCGCGAGCTCGCCGAGGAGACCGGCATCCCCGCCGCCGCCGTCATCCCGGCCGGTAACCGTCCCATCCACATCGACATTCACCCCATTCCCGCCAACGCGGCCAAGGGCGAACCGGAGCATCGGCACATCGACTTCCGGTTCCTCCTCCGCACCGCCAACGCGGTCGGTCGACTCCAGACCGAAGAGGTAACCGCCGCAGCCTGGCGCGAGGCCGACAGCATCAGCGACCCCGTCCTGAGATTGCGCGTCACCCAGACACTTCGCTGA